The following proteins are encoded in a genomic region of Nitrospira sp.:
- a CDS encoding pitrilysin family protein, with translation MMATTASKGLFTRVSQWRRTSALLLTTALFPLATTLYAADITPIKFTTPNGMTVLVLEQHFLPIVEIHALVKTGSAYDPPEKAGVANLVASLLDEGTTSRSSKQLAEQIDFIGGSLEAKAGEDFTTASARVLKKDIDLGFALLADVLMHPAFPKHEFERVRSQILGEISSDNDDPGHVAMKAFNQLVFHNHPYRWPAQGTEDTVGKITLTDVQSFYAKEYLPNQVILTIVGDLSVEQATALVQNHFGSWKKGNPQTRTTKKPAAVEKKAVQLIEKDLTQSTIVLGHGGISRNNPDYYAVTVMNHILGAGGFSSRLMDSIRDKQGLAYGIMSHYDARMLPGSFWVNLQTRTEATNQAIAGVLTEIKGIRDSPVSDQELSEAKSFLMGSFPLRLDSTAKLAQVLAQVEYYGLGFEYFSQYPKWIERVTKDDVLRVAKQYLDPQHYALVVVGNVAKAKVRQ, from the coding sequence ATGATGGCCACGACTGCATCAAAAGGACTATTCACTCGGGTGAGCCAATGGCGTCGTACAAGTGCACTGCTGCTCACGACCGCCCTCTTCCCCCTCGCTACGACCCTCTATGCGGCTGACATCACGCCGATAAAATTCACCACGCCGAACGGGATGACCGTCCTGGTTCTGGAGCAGCACTTTCTCCCGATCGTGGAGATTCATGCCCTGGTCAAGACCGGATCGGCCTACGACCCTCCTGAGAAAGCCGGCGTCGCGAATCTCGTCGCCAGTCTTTTGGATGAGGGAACTACCAGCCGATCCTCGAAACAACTGGCAGAGCAAATCGATTTCATCGGCGGCTCACTGGAAGCGAAAGCCGGAGAGGACTTCACGACCGCCTCAGCGCGCGTACTGAAAAAAGATATCGACCTAGGCTTTGCGCTCCTCGCCGATGTGTTGATGCATCCCGCCTTCCCCAAGCACGAATTCGAGCGGGTGCGCTCACAGATCCTGGGAGAAATTTCCAGCGACAACGACGATCCCGGCCATGTGGCGATGAAGGCTTTCAACCAGCTGGTCTTTCACAATCATCCCTATCGATGGCCAGCACAAGGCACCGAAGACACCGTGGGCAAGATTACGCTGACGGACGTCCAGAGCTTCTATGCGAAGGAATATCTCCCCAATCAGGTGATTCTGACCATCGTGGGGGATCTTTCCGTCGAACAAGCTACGGCCCTTGTGCAAAACCATTTCGGCTCATGGAAGAAGGGCAACCCCCAGACCCGCACGACAAAGAAACCGGCAGCGGTGGAGAAGAAGGCGGTTCAGCTCATTGAGAAGGACTTGACTCAATCCACGATTGTCCTCGGCCACGGGGGCATTAGCCGGAATAACCCCGACTACTACGCCGTCACCGTCATGAACCATATTCTGGGGGCCGGAGGGTTTTCGTCCCGGCTCATGGACTCGATCCGCGACAAGCAGGGACTTGCCTACGGAATCATGAGCCACTACGACGCGCGCATGCTCCCCGGCTCGTTCTGGGTAAATCTTCAAACGAGAACCGAAGCCACGAACCAGGCTATTGCAGGCGTGCTGACGGAAATCAAAGGGATCCGCGACAGCCCGGTCAGCGACCAGGAGCTATCGGAAGCAAAGTCATTCCTCATGGGCAGCTTTCCGCTCCGCCTCGACTCAACCGCCAAGCTGGCCCAGGTGCTGGCGCAGGTTGAGTACTACGGACTGGGATTCGAATATTTCAGCCAGTACCCGAAATGGATCGAGCGCGTCACGAAAGACGACGTCCTTCGCGTGGCGAAACAATACCTCGACCCGCAGCACTATGCGCTCGTCGTGGTTGGCAACGTGGCCAAAGCCAAGGTCCGCCAGTAA
- the larE gene encoding ATP-dependent sacrificial sulfur transferase LarE, giving the protein MQPHPLEHKLLHLRKIIAAMDSVLVAYSGGIDSTFVLKVAHDELGDSTVGITAISPTFPAIELETATRVAKEIGARHELVQTDQLTIPAFTENDADRCFHCKTDLYQLLGTLRETHASAVIVDGTNLDDLGDDRPGLKAAREWGVRSPLLEAGLTKSDIRWLAKDLGLSNWDKPAAACLSSRIPRGVTITREKLSRVEQAEEVLFAEGFRHCRVRDHGEIARIEVGQNELARLLEGERGTRISRRVKELGFRFVTIDLEGYRPGGVSIDPPRPAK; this is encoded by the coding sequence ATGCAACCTCATCCGCTCGAACACAAGCTTCTGCATCTGCGCAAGATCATTGCGGCCATGGATTCCGTCCTGGTCGCCTATTCAGGCGGGATCGACAGCACATTCGTCCTGAAAGTCGCCCACGACGAACTCGGAGATTCCACCGTGGGTATCACGGCTATTTCACCGACCTTTCCAGCGATCGAACTGGAAACAGCCACCCGCGTCGCGAAGGAAATCGGCGCGCGCCATGAGTTGGTGCAGACCGACCAGTTGACAATCCCTGCTTTTACCGAGAACGATGCCGATCGCTGTTTTCATTGTAAGACCGACCTCTACCAATTGCTGGGCACGCTGAGAGAAACGCATGCGTCGGCTGTCATCGTGGACGGAACCAATCTCGACGATCTGGGCGATGATCGTCCCGGCCTCAAGGCCGCACGCGAATGGGGCGTTCGCAGCCCGCTGCTGGAAGCTGGGCTTACCAAATCAGACATTCGATGGCTTGCGAAAGACTTGGGGCTCTCGAACTGGGACAAGCCAGCTGCCGCCTGTCTGTCCTCACGCATTCCCCGGGGCGTCACGATCACCAGAGAAAAACTCAGTCGGGTGGAGCAGGCCGAAGAGGTCCTGTTTGCAGAGGGGTTCCGGCATTGCCGTGTGCGCGATCACGGCGAAATCGCCAGAATTGAAGTCGGTCAGAATGAACTGGCTCGACTGCTCGAGGGAGAACGAGGGACGAGAATCAGCCGACGCGTGAAGGAACTCGGCTTCCGGTTTGTGACGATTGACTTGGAAGGGTATCGGCCGGGCGGGGTGAGTATAGACCCACCGCGCCCGGCCAAGTAG
- the atpF gene encoding F0F1 ATP synthase subunit B, with amino-acid sequence MPQFESSFFSSLIFWEILSFGILFFVLYKFAFPGILSVLEEREKKIKDSLDQAERHRAESERALKTYEAKLSAAAKEAEAILAAAQERAQRLLDENEQRMSTEAERIKGEATREIDHERRKAVQDIRNQTTELALMVAEKVVQRSLTDADHRKFADEALSALSKSHS; translated from the coding sequence ATGCCGCAGTTTGAATCGAGTTTTTTCTCGTCGCTGATTTTTTGGGAGATTCTGTCCTTCGGGATTCTGTTCTTCGTGCTCTATAAGTTTGCCTTTCCCGGCATCCTGAGCGTCCTCGAAGAACGGGAGAAGAAGATCAAGGACAGCCTCGACCAGGCTGAACGTCACCGCGCAGAGTCTGAGCGTGCGCTGAAGACCTATGAGGCGAAGCTCAGTGCAGCGGCGAAGGAAGCCGAAGCCATTCTGGCGGCAGCCCAGGAGCGGGCACAGCGTCTGCTGGATGAAAACGAACAGCGGATGAGCACGGAAGCGGAGCGCATCAAGGGCGAGGCCACGCGCGAGATCGATCATGAGCGGCGGAAGGCCGTGCAGGACATCCGCAATCAGACCACGGAGTTGGCGTTGATGGTGGCGGAGAAGGTGGTGCAGCGCAGCCTCACGGATGCCGATCACCGGAAGTTTGCCGACGAAGCGCTCAGCGCCCTCTCGAAGTCGCACTCCTAA
- the atpE gene encoding ATP synthase F0 subunit C, whose translation MDSAAAALLGMGLAAAGFAGAGVGIGYIFGKMIEAVARQPEAEARVGKYMWIGFALVEAIALYGLVIAFIIMGLRK comes from the coding sequence ATGGATTCAGCAGCAGCAGCATTGTTGGGTATGGGATTGGCGGCGGCGGGTTTTGCCGGTGCCGGTGTCGGAATCGGGTACATCTTCGGCAAGATGATTGAAGCCGTGGCCCGCCAGCCTGAAGCGGAAGCTCGCGTTGGTAAGTACATGTGGATCGGGTTCGCGCTCGTGGAAGCCATCGCGCTCTACGGGCTCGTCATCGCGTTCATCATCATGGGGCTTCGCAAGTAA
- a CDS encoding F0F1 ATP synthase subunit A, producing MEESPLHPFELHNYIPLSVGGIDISINKAVIIMWVVVALVAFLMLKAGAARQLVPGKLQSLAEMLVDFIRGIILDTMGKDGMRFFPLIATLFLFILFCNLIGLIPGSYTVTSQIVVTAVFACVVYGLSLVMGFLLHGAKFLGILVPPGTPGWLLPLMIPIELISQLARPISLAVRLFANMTAGHVILGVLFGLAISGGLLIGWLPFVFTIAMNGLEVGIAFIQAYIFTVLTCVYLGDAFHLHGHDDHAH from the coding sequence GTGGAAGAAAGTCCGCTTCATCCGTTTGAACTGCATAACTACATTCCTCTCTCTGTTGGTGGGATCGATATCTCCATTAACAAAGCGGTCATCATCATGTGGGTCGTGGTGGCGCTGGTCGCGTTTTTGATGCTCAAGGCAGGGGCGGCGCGGCAGCTAGTGCCGGGCAAATTGCAGAGCCTGGCGGAGATGCTGGTGGATTTCATCCGGGGCATCATCCTGGATACGATGGGGAAAGACGGGATGCGGTTTTTCCCGCTCATTGCCACGTTGTTCCTCTTTATTCTTTTCTGTAATCTCATCGGGCTGATTCCCGGTTCCTATACGGTCACGAGTCAGATCGTCGTGACGGCGGTGTTTGCCTGTGTGGTGTACGGGCTGAGTCTTGTCATGGGGTTTCTGCTGCACGGCGCCAAGTTCTTGGGGATTCTCGTGCCGCCGGGTACGCCGGGATGGCTCTTGCCGTTGATGATTCCTATCGAATTGATCAGCCAGTTAGCCCGGCCGATTTCGTTGGCCGTTCGATTGTTTGCCAATATGACGGCCGGACACGTCATTCTCGGGGTGCTCTTTGGTTTGGCGATCAGCGGCGGGCTGTTGATCGGCTGGTTGCCGTTTGTGTTTACGATTGCAATGAACGGGTTGGAAGTCGGCATTGCATTTATTCAAGCCTATATTTTTACCGTGTTGACGTGCGTCTATTTGGGCGACGCATTCCATCTGCACGGCCATGATGACCACGCGCATTGA
- a CDS encoding AtpZ/AtpI family protein, with amino-acid sequence MPPSQGPFYAGLGQAVRIGTDLLASLIVGGGLGWVLDTYLLDSTPWGMVVGLVLGVIAGIRNAYRSAMRWPGSPPDTESKG; translated from the coding sequence ATGCCCCCTTCTCAAGGTCCGTTTTATGCGGGGCTCGGCCAGGCGGTTCGGATTGGAACCGACCTGCTAGCTTCGTTGATCGTCGGAGGCGGGTTGGGCTGGGTGTTGGATACCTACCTCCTTGATTCCACTCCCTGGGGGATGGTGGTGGGGTTGGTGCTCGGAGTGATCGCCGGCATACGGAACGCATACCGGTCGGCCATGCGGTGGCCAGGTTCACCGCCTGATACAGAAAGCAAAGGGTAG
- a CDS encoding anthranilate synthase component I family protein, whose translation MATTRPSPTAFLHGAPQPLSLSRRGLAPSPFELYARVASSQQASFLFESGKSPSTSGRYSFFATNPYQVFSGTRNDWTNRSADGHIQTGQNPFGTLTRLMQQSVISRPPGTPPFFGGAAGYLSYDLVRQFESLPNHADDDRHFPDLEFAFYDLVAAFDHTSGEWHFMFCPPLERFLGETREQLYREGCDRLAALEAHVSTSQPHLQPADSLAPVSFHPQQSRDSYMDRVRRCQEYIAAGDLYQANLSHRFSVTSDSFTKQAGLATELQTYARLRRMNPSPFSGLLRTGDTSIISTSPERLVRLEGRSADTRPIAGTRRRGLDDSDDRRLQKELLDNEKERAEHLMLVDLERNDLGRVCEFGSVHVDEFMSIEQYSHVSHLVSHISGQLRAEVTGFDLLRAVFPGGTITGVPKIRCMEIIDELEPLRRGPYTGSMGYLSWSGDLDFNIIIRTLVLLEGQGSLQVGAGIVADSDPAKEYEETMHKAQAFLSALS comes from the coding sequence ATGGCAACGACACGACCATCCCCCACAGCCTTTCTGCATGGAGCCCCGCAACCCTTGAGCCTAAGCCGGCGAGGCTTGGCCCCCAGCCCGTTCGAGCTGTATGCCCGCGTCGCCTCAAGCCAACAGGCCTCGTTTCTCTTTGAAAGCGGCAAAAGTCCGTCAACCAGCGGACGCTACTCCTTCTTCGCAACCAATCCCTACCAAGTCTTTTCGGGCACGCGAAACGACTGGACTAACCGTTCAGCCGATGGGCACATACAAACCGGCCAGAACCCGTTCGGAACTCTTACGCGCCTGATGCAACAATCAGTCATCTCCCGCCCCCCTGGAACACCGCCATTTTTCGGCGGAGCCGCGGGTTATTTGAGCTACGATCTGGTGCGGCAATTCGAGTCATTGCCGAACCATGCCGACGACGATCGGCATTTTCCAGATTTGGAGTTCGCCTTTTATGATCTTGTCGCGGCGTTTGATCATACCTCGGGCGAATGGCATTTCATGTTCTGCCCCCCGCTCGAACGATTCCTCGGAGAGACCCGAGAGCAGCTCTACCGGGAGGGTTGCGATAGACTCGCCGCGCTGGAAGCGCACGTATCCACGTCTCAGCCCCACCTACAGCCGGCGGATTCCTTAGCGCCTGTCAGCTTTCACCCACAGCAATCCCGGGACTCCTATATGGACCGAGTCCGGCGCTGCCAGGAATATATCGCCGCCGGTGATTTGTATCAGGCCAATCTCTCCCATCGCTTTTCGGTCACAAGCGACAGTTTCACGAAGCAGGCAGGACTCGCGACAGAGCTCCAAACCTATGCACGCTTGCGCCGCATGAACCCGTCCCCGTTCTCCGGCCTGTTGCGCACCGGGGACACCAGCATAATCAGCACATCACCGGAACGGTTAGTTCGCCTGGAGGGCCGTTCAGCCGATACTCGACCAATCGCCGGCACCCGGCGGCGAGGCTTGGACGACTCCGACGATCGTCGCCTGCAGAAAGAACTCCTGGATAACGAGAAGGAGCGCGCCGAACATTTGATGCTCGTTGATCTGGAACGAAACGACCTGGGGCGCGTGTGTGAGTTCGGCTCCGTCCACGTCGACGAATTCATGTCCATCGAGCAATATTCCCATGTCAGCCATCTGGTGTCGCATATCTCTGGGCAACTGCGGGCCGAGGTCACAGGCTTCGATCTATTGAGAGCCGTCTTCCCGGGCGGCACCATTACCGGCGTGCCCAAGATTCGCTGCATGGAAATCATCGACGAGCTGGAACCGTTACGGAGAGGCCCCTATACCGGGTCGATGGGCTATCTAAGCTGGAGCGGGGATCTCGACTTCAACATTATCATTCGCACATTGGTACTCCTTGAAGGACAGGGCTCCCTCCAAGTCGGAGCGGGGATTGTGGCGGACTCGGATCCCGCCAAAGAATATGAGGAGACGATGCACAAAGCACAGGCTTTTCTGAGCGCCTTGTCGTAG
- a CDS encoding aminotransferase class IV: MWIFLNDRFVPEQDATISVFDHGFLYGDGVYETIRSYGSRIFMRDHHLSRLQRSADAIGLTIPIPLSEWPHLLHEAMDRNQLGTEETDAYLRITVSRGAGEIGLDPALCPTPTVVIMAKPLHPPATELYQRGVSLIVARTRRNLQSALSPQIKATNFLNNILAKREAIAAQVFDALFLNWEGLLTECTVSNLFFATQGQLYTPSIDCGLLDGITRSILLQMAEELKIPVCEGQFTPEELLHADECFLTNTSMEVMPVVSVNQQPIGQGIPGPLTRQLHRHFIDNRSRYLEPLD, from the coding sequence ATGTGGATATTTCTCAACGATCGATTCGTCCCGGAACAGGATGCGACAATCTCCGTCTTCGATCATGGCTTTCTGTATGGGGACGGCGTCTATGAAACGATCCGCTCTTACGGGAGCCGGATTTTCATGCGAGATCACCATCTGTCGCGCTTACAGCGTTCTGCCGACGCCATCGGCCTGACAATCCCCATTCCGTTGAGCGAGTGGCCGCACCTCTTGCATGAAGCGATGGACCGCAATCAACTGGGAACTGAGGAGACCGACGCCTATCTCCGAATTACCGTGTCCCGCGGCGCGGGAGAGATCGGGCTCGATCCGGCCCTCTGTCCGACACCCACTGTCGTCATCATGGCCAAACCGCTCCATCCGCCCGCTACTGAGTTGTACCAGCGCGGCGTGTCACTCATTGTTGCCCGCACGAGACGCAACCTGCAAAGCGCGCTCTCCCCGCAGATCAAGGCCACCAACTTCCTGAACAACATTCTGGCGAAACGCGAGGCGATTGCCGCACAGGTCTTCGACGCGCTCTTTCTGAATTGGGAAGGCCTTCTCACCGAATGCACCGTGAGTAATCTATTCTTTGCAACGCAAGGCCAGCTGTACACCCCATCCATCGACTGCGGTCTTTTGGATGGCATTACGAGATCGATTCTGTTGCAGATGGCGGAAGAGCTGAAGATTCCCGTGTGCGAAGGGCAATTCACTCCGGAAGAGCTGCTGCATGCCGACGAATGTTTCCTGACGAATACCAGCATGGAAGTCATGCCGGTCGTTTCAGTCAACCAGCAACCCATTGGGCAGGGCATCCCAGGGCCCTTGACCCGTCAATTACACCGTCATTTTATCGACAATCGAAGTCGCTATTTAGAACCGCTCGACTAA
- a CDS encoding lytic transglycosylase domain-containing protein has product MKTSQLLLGTALVGAHWLLSGLPAAQAEIYQYIDANGTISLTNVPTDLRYRRITSQPNRLHPVLSERELEPMISRYSRQHQLHPALIRAVIKAESGFDPMAVSRAGAIGLMQLMPQTAVRLEVRDLYDPEDNIGGGTKYLRQLLDRFRGNLPLALAAYNAGEHTVDRYRGLPPIDETRQYVRKVIRYYRTFLIKDGAMTGHVIAAAESAAPQPLPASLPASVQ; this is encoded by the coding sequence TTGAAAACCTCTCAACTACTTCTCGGAACGGCCCTCGTGGGGGCTCACTGGCTACTTTCAGGGCTTCCGGCAGCACAGGCCGAGATCTACCAATACATCGATGCCAACGGGACCATCTCGCTGACCAATGTGCCGACCGACCTACGCTACCGGCGGATCACCTCGCAGCCAAACAGGCTCCATCCCGTCCTGTCAGAGCGGGAGCTCGAACCGATGATCAGCCGGTATTCCCGACAGCACCAATTACACCCTGCCCTCATCCGGGCGGTCATTAAAGCGGAATCAGGGTTCGACCCCATGGCGGTGTCACGAGCCGGCGCCATTGGCCTGATGCAACTGATGCCACAAACAGCCGTCCGCCTCGAAGTGCGGGACCTCTATGATCCTGAAGATAATATTGGGGGAGGGACGAAATATCTCCGCCAACTGCTGGATCGATTCCGAGGGAACCTTCCCTTGGCACTTGCAGCCTACAATGCCGGGGAACATACCGTGGATCGCTATCGTGGACTCCCACCGATCGACGAAACCCGCCAATACGTCCGCAAAGTCATTCGCTATTACCGGACGTTTCTGATTAAGGACGGCGCGATGACCGGGCACGTGATCGCTGCTGCCGAATCTGCAGCGCCACAACCACTCCCCGCTTCTTTGCCGGCCTCGGTTCAGTAG
- the nadB gene encoding L-aspartate oxidase, translating to MKQSATQSRKRSALPKADFLVIGSGVAGLRAALELSREGRVIMLTKGHPLQSNSIYAQGGVAVALSEEDDVAIHRTDTLKAGHGLCRPEAVRVLVEEGPARIQELIRWGAKFDKTDGKFAFAREAAHSRSRILRARGDATGNEMVRALMAQVARQKRIQRLDYHFTVDLVVEEGRCCGAVVLDESSSRQFIIPAKAVVLSTGGAGQIYARTTNPPNATGDGMAMAFRAGAMLQDMEFVQFHPTSLYLPSSPPFLLSEAMRGEGGQLRNNKGELFMQRYHPLGALAPRDIVSRAIWAEMAATRARHVYLDVTHLGADFIKRRFPTIYATCLRSDIDITEEWIPVSPSAHYMMGGVWTDVNGATTLPGLFAAGEVACSGVHGANRLASNSLLEGLVFGMRAGVTAIAFAQGQEFPELSSHAEILQPAGEATLEDVEKLRSSLRRTMWGQVGVIRSRESLIRATAQLSRWTQLVARFSTTRAELEVKNMVQVAHCVAEAALWRENSVGAHFRSDCPESKRPGWKQHSQLRIASDPTEPRPAKKRGVVVALQIRQQRSRARSSRRP from the coding sequence ATGAAACAGTCAGCAACTCAGTCGCGGAAAAGATCCGCTCTCCCTAAAGCCGACTTTCTGGTCATCGGGAGCGGCGTGGCCGGGTTGCGCGCGGCCCTGGAGTTGAGCCGGGAAGGCCGTGTCATCATGCTGACAAAGGGGCATCCGCTGCAGAGTAATTCGATCTATGCGCAAGGGGGCGTGGCGGTGGCGCTCAGTGAAGAGGACGATGTCGCGATTCACCGGACCGATACGTTGAAGGCCGGCCACGGGCTGTGTCGCCCCGAGGCGGTTCGGGTGCTGGTGGAGGAAGGGCCGGCGCGGATTCAGGAATTAATCCGGTGGGGCGCCAAATTCGACAAGACGGATGGAAAGTTTGCCTTTGCTCGAGAAGCGGCGCATAGCCGAAGCCGCATTTTGCGCGCACGCGGAGATGCCACGGGCAACGAAATGGTGCGAGCCCTGATGGCGCAGGTCGCGCGGCAGAAGCGCATCCAGCGGCTCGACTATCACTTTACAGTTGATCTGGTGGTGGAGGAGGGGCGTTGCTGCGGGGCGGTCGTGCTCGATGAATCATCGTCGAGGCAATTCATTATTCCCGCGAAAGCCGTCGTGTTATCCACGGGCGGCGCCGGACAGATTTACGCCCGGACGACGAACCCTCCCAACGCTACCGGCGATGGCATGGCGATGGCGTTTCGGGCAGGAGCCATGCTGCAGGATATGGAATTCGTCCAGTTTCATCCGACCTCGCTCTATCTCCCTTCCAGTCCGCCGTTCCTCTTGTCCGAAGCTATGCGCGGAGAAGGCGGGCAGTTGCGTAATAATAAGGGCGAGTTGTTTATGCAGAGATACCACCCGCTCGGGGCCCTTGCTCCGCGGGATATCGTATCGCGGGCGATCTGGGCCGAGATGGCGGCGACGCGCGCTCGGCATGTGTATCTCGACGTCACACATCTGGGAGCCGATTTCATCAAGCGTCGATTCCCGACGATCTATGCGACCTGTTTGCGATCAGATATCGATATCACTGAAGAGTGGATTCCTGTTTCGCCCAGCGCCCACTACATGATGGGCGGAGTGTGGACCGACGTGAATGGGGCCACCACGCTGCCGGGATTGTTCGCGGCCGGCGAGGTGGCCTGTAGCGGCGTGCACGGGGCTAATCGCCTGGCGAGCAATTCGCTGTTGGAGGGACTGGTCTTTGGGATGCGGGCTGGTGTCACGGCAATTGCGTTTGCTCAGGGGCAAGAATTCCCCGAGCTGTCTTCGCACGCAGAGATACTTCAGCCCGCAGGAGAGGCGACGCTAGAAGATGTAGAGAAGCTCAGGAGCTCGCTCCGCCGGACGATGTGGGGGCAGGTCGGGGTGATTCGGTCGCGTGAGTCGCTCATTCGCGCCACGGCTCAATTGTCCCGCTGGACACAGCTCGTCGCCAGGTTCTCTACGACGAGGGCTGAGCTGGAAGTTAAGAACATGGTGCAGGTCGCGCATTGTGTCGCGGAAGCCGCATTATGGCGTGAGAACAGCGTCGGAGCGCATTTTCGCTCAGATTGCCCCGAGTCGAAACGGCCAGGCTGGAAGCAGCACAGTCAGTTGCGGATCGCCAGTGATCCTACTGAACCGAGGCCGGCAAAGAAGCGGGGAGTGGTTGTGGCGCTGCAGATTCGGCAGCAGCGATCACGTGCCCGGTCATCGCGCCGTCCTTAA